The Musa acuminata AAA Group cultivar baxijiao unplaced genomic scaffold, Cavendish_Baxijiao_AAA HiC_scaffold_1137, whole genome shotgun sequence genome segment TTCATATACACAGGATCGGTTGAGATCACTACTGATATCGCGCAAGATCTTCTATGAGCTGCATATCAGTATCTTCTTGAAGGTCTTAAACGCCTATGTGAATATGCCATTGCACAAGTGGGTAGAAACTacattgtcttttctttttctcattcTCGGAAGCTTCACTAGTTATTGTAATAAAATTTATCCTGAAGTTCTAAGAAGCGTTGAGTATGCTTCATCATGCAAGAAGTTTGCGTAGATAATATCTCCAGCATGTACGAATTGTCAGAGGCATTCCATGCCATGTCCTTGAGGCACACTTGTGTCATGTTTATTttagagcaattcgagaaaatcaacACTCGTCCAGGGTGCTCTCTCATCAAATATATCTCTCTTTTTTACTTCACTCTCTTGAACTCCTAAGTGTATTTAGTGTTGATTGCCTCGCGTTCTCATTTACTAATTCTGCCTTGATGAACTTCCGCAGGCATTCTCTTATAATCCAGCAAATAACTCCAGAGATCCGCAACTACTTTGGTAAAGCTTTGAGGCCGAATATGAGAAAATCCCTTACCTAACTGTTCCTTTTTTACAGCATCTTCTCTAActcatgctgctgctgctggaggCTTGTACAGTTGGAGCATTTCTGCACCAAACATCTATTTCCGAAGGGGGGCATGTCGGGGGTAAGCACTAGCCTTCTGGAACCAATGGTTCTTTTCTCTCTGATGCTGTTTGGTACACCTCTAATTTTGCACTTGAAATATCCAATCatcgatataaaaaaaatttgatcttttgatttaaaaaaatcctGCAGTTAATTACCTATGGCATGCATGATTAATTACCTATGTCAAGGCCAAACTGGACTCCCCTTTCGTTTTCTTTTTACTGCAAATGAACTTTAGAATCTAATCTGTTTTAAGGTAACATTGTATTAACCATAAATTAACATGTCATTTGTATAGAGCCACTACATGTATTTCCAGTCTACTCGAGCTGGTGGTAATCTAATTCATGGTGTTCTGAATCGAGTTTTCTCTTCGAATGTCTCCTATTAACACTGTGATAACACTACTGTGATAACACTTATTTGTTGGCAAACTTACCACAGATCGCAATTATATGATCATTTCCTTTATATATCTTTCAGGTAAGACACTAAAGCAAGAGAATATCTACATGATTATTTCCTAGAATTGCTACATATATATGACCCATAAAACAAGTGTTGCATGCATACGATTCATAAAGAAAGTGTTAGATTACTCTCATACATATAAAGGTTTGTGTTATTAGAAATGCGAATGTTAATTCATAAGTAATTATGTCGATCACTGACAAAAGCTAAATATGTATTTGGAAAACACTTTAATCCTTCAAGTGAAATAATTAGTTTGGGGAGAGGTAGAGTGAGATGGAAGATTTCTTTACCAAAATCTATTGAAAGTTTAATAAGTGTTAATTAATCAAGGATATGGCTTTGCACAGAGTCTAATAACAattaaagatttattattatatgatatggAATATAATAATCAAGGAGGGGCGAGAGGCGAGAGGGGAGAGAAGTCAAGAGTGAGAgtcggagaggagagagagatatatatagtgGGACCGTGGTCGGACAGAGTGATTCTTTAATCGAATCCAATTGGTTAATCTTAATTTGGATTCCGAAGCCCCCAAATTAATTAGGTTAATAAGATTTTAGAgtcgtattatatatttaattggaAATTAACTTTCGCACGTGCTTATCTTCTTTGTGTCTCCAACATCCACCGAGCCCATCGCCCCATTCGATCTGTCTCGGCTCGGGAACGAAGGTGAGCATTTGGTTCGAAACGCCTCATCTTTCAGCGAAATGCATAGATTTTAGGGCTGATTTTAAGTTTTCTTCGATCGATTTCAGGTTGGTTCGATGATCACGAAGACGGAGGAGGTATGTGCGCTGCTTCTTCTAGGGTTGCCTCGTGGTTTGAGGGTGGGAGCTGACGGAACCAATCATAGGTACGGGGAGGGTGATCGTGTGCCCCTCCCCGTATGCCAACAAGGTCCGTCCCATGGTGATTTCcttccattccattccattctttTCTTGCCACATTGTCGCTTTGGGCTTTATTCTTATTTAGGTTCGGATTTGGTGTAGCAACATGTGAGTAGCAAAAATGATAAGTAGAAGTAATCAGATCCTATGAACTCGCAGACTGGATTGAAGCAGAATGATCTTTGAGAATGGTTACTAGACATCCATGAATACAGTGAAACAAAATTTTGTACAACTTTCTctacaataaagataagatgctgaaACACAGTGAAAAGCTTGAAATTTTGATTGCAGCCTTTTAGCATACACCTCAAGATCGAGTAGTGTTTTCAGCAGACAACATAGGATGGATGGACCACAGCAACACTCACCAATAAGATAGCAGCAGCATAGGACAACAATCTAGTGAGAGGATAAAGTAGCACAAAACAATAGCAAGTGATCTCCATTTCACAAATGAAATAAATGTAGCTGATTCATTTTGTGATATCATCTTTTTCATGCGGATGATCTACTGATTAATCTTATCTTCTTTTTATTTAATTTGCCTTGTTTAAGAACCTATTCTGGGAAATGATTGTCCTTTTCAAGACCAGTGGGTGTATTTTCCCTCTCCTccctaataacaaaaaaaaaaaagagatagaaatattttgacttttaaTTTCTTTAGAGGATTGAGTTTTTCTTCCAAAGTATACTCCTTAAGTGAATCAGTATTTTTTTTTCCTGTTAAACAAGTATGAGAATTTAATTACCTCCATGCTATATTAAACTTTTTGATTGAGAATAATAATTTTCACTGAAAGGTTTAACAAATTCTTGCTGAAGAGTTTTGGCAATAAAAACTTTTGTTGGTCAAATCAATTTTGGTAATGGCAAGATTAGTGatggaaaaaatatatttttttgtagcTATAGCTTGACCAATAAccagcaaataatatttattttttttcccaaATCTCTGAAGTCATCTCGTAATATTTTGCAGGCATAGGAACACCAAATAGCATAACATAAACATCAAGGAGTCCACTATTCTGAGCATGTGAAAAATAACAGCAATTGGTGTTTATCTTACTTAGCCGAAACAACATTAAAATAATTTCTTACAACTTTGAAAACTTGTTGAAGAAAAATGAAGGTGATTTGAATTTTGTTTTACAACTTCATTTCAAGTAAACTCTACAAATACATTTTACAAATCCAAGTTCCTCTTCCGCATAAAAGCTCAACACAAGAAAAGAATATTAGTGGTATTCAATCATGGATGATCCAATCATGGATCGCAGTATCGTGTTGATCGGTGGTATTGGCCCATGAACTGACCGGTCTAGTCGGTATCGACGTACCATATGTCTGAATCTTAGTACATcctaattttcttttaaaaaaagccAAAGATGGTTGATGATAACTTATTAATGATTTAAGCCAAAGATGATTGATGTctgaattcataaaaaaattattttgaagtatttaatcctaattaatgataacttattatttttaaataagaatatagTGTGTGAGGCATGAAAGAATAGGAATAACAGGTTGGAAGGATGAGAAAGTGAATTTATCTTTTTAGTCCCATAAATTTGTCCCTAAATATCCCTAATTTAGGTCTAAATGTAAGAGAATAAACCTAGTTGAGACTAAACATAAGACAATGACCTTAATCGTGTTTAATCTTTATACAAAATGATGATAAAACATAGAAAAAAGCTAAATGCTATCTCAAATTAGACTGAAATTCCATCATATCCTGAGTTCGAATCCTTCCTTTATTTAAATCAATATCTTGATTACCATTAATCACCGATCATGAACTTTTACAAATAAAAGTGTAAGAAAGCGAATGAGAATGAGAGTGAATGTGAGTAATACTGAGTGAAAAGGGGAAAACACCAGGATTTAAAGTTCCAAAAGAGACCTCAATGGTCAATTTGAGTATTCGGGTTTCTCTTAAGCCGATTTAGATTGGTATCGATCAAATTTTGTCCGATACAACATGAGTTTTCAAGTTACTGAACGACATATCATCCATACTTTGCTGATACCTCATGTGATTCTTGCATACCATCTAAAACAGGCTTATCACTTTCCAATCAGTGGGCAAACCAGTACAGCTcgtttcatgttattttggatggtaTGCCATGCAATGCATCAAATCTTGATTGCATATACTGTTTGATTTTCACTTTTCCATTTAATCTTTATTCATCAGTGAAATGTCATATTCCTCTACTGTTGTATACTTTAATCACACAAAAAACAGAGAAAGACtccaatttttccttttgctccgACAAACACAGAAACAGAAGGACGGGGTGATTCAGAAGTTTTTTCGGGAACAGAGTATTATTAGAACAAAACTTTAAGCATCCTTCCAAAAAGCCACTACTCTTGGGTGGTGGAGCAGCATATTGAGGTGGTGCTATTGCAGGAAGCCCATGGTAGTATCCTACATCAACAAAAACATGATTTCCACAAATTAC includes the following:
- the LOC135670982 gene encoding uncharacterized protein LOC135670982 isoform X4, translated to MGDSYTQDRLRSLLISRKIFYELHISIFLKVLNAYVNMPLHKHSLIIQQITPEIRNYFVGAFLHQTSISEGGHVGGKH